Genomic DNA from Caldicellulosiruptor hydrothermalis 108:
TGCATGAGCACCGCGATATTTTTCCGTCTATTCTGATACACATGGTTGAAGCTGGAGAGTTGAGTGGTTCATTGGATACGGCAATGGATAAAATGGCAATACATTTTGAAAAAGAAATGAAATTGAAGCAGAAGATAGTAAATGCTTTGATATATCCAGTGATTGTCATAAGTGTTGCATCACTTGTATTTTTGTTTTTACTTATTTTTGTAATACCAGCATTTGTCGAAATTTTTGCACAATTAAATGTGCAACTTCCATCGATAACTCTTTTTATAATAAATTTAGGAGTTTTTTTAAAGAGAAACCTTATATATATATTAAGTGCAATTGTTCTTGGTTACATAGGATACAAAATGTTCAGAAAGTTTCAACGAGGAGCCGTTTTTATTGATAGTTTCAAACTCAAAATTCCCCTTATTAAAAGTATTATTTTAGGTCAAGCTACAAGCAGGTTTACAAGGACACTGGCAACACTTTTAGGTGCTGGTGTTAACTTGTTAACCGCTTTAGATACTACAAAAAGAGTAATTTCCAATGCTTATATTGAAAAGGCGTTCGAGGGGGTGATTGAGAGAGTTAGAGGGGGAGAGGGATTGTCACAACCAATAAGTGAGCTAAAAATATTTCCTCCACTTGTATCGGTTATGCTAAGAACCGGTGAAGAAACAGGTAGGCTCGAGTATATGCTCGAAAAAGCGGCTGACTTTTACGAAAATGAGGTTGAAAATCAGATAACAAGACTGACCGCTTTGTTTGAACCGTTGATGATTATCTTTCTTGCTTTGATGGTAGGTTTTTTAGTGATATCAATTATTTTGCCATTGTTTAGGTTGTATGGAAGTGTAACTATATGAAGAGGTTTTAAAAAAAAGAGGAGGGAGATAAAATGTTGAGATGGTTTATTAAAAAAATTAATGGGAAGAATGAAGGTTTTACATTAATTGAAATGATTGTAGTAGTTGCAATAATTGCAATACTTGTAGGAATAGCTGTTCCCCAGGCAGTAAAACAAATCAATAGAGCCAAAATTAGTGCTGACTTAGCAAATGCAAGGAATATAGCAATGGCTATTCAACAATATGTAGCAGATGGTGGAGATGCCAGCAAGCTCTCTACTAACTGGAAATCAATAGAAGAAGATACATTTATAGTCCCATATCTAAGTGGGGGAGTACCAAAACCAAAATATTCTTCGGACTATAAAGGCTTTTGTTACAAATACCAAAATGAAACTGTTCACGTTGGAGTATATAAAGATTCTTCATCTTTGACTGACGATAAAGTAGATGAAATATATCCAAATCCAGAGCAACCTTATAACCAGTGAAAAATAATAAGATGTGGTTAGACAATATGTGTCGCATAATGTTTTTAATTTGGACCCTTGTCCTTGGCAGCTTCCTAAACGTTTGCATATATAGAATACCACGGGGGGAGTCGATTGTATATCCCCCCTCTCATTGTCCTAATTGTAAAACAAGAATAAAGCCATATGATTTAATCCCTGTTTTGAGTTTTATCATTTTAAAAGGTAGATGCAGGGCTTGTCATGAGAAGATTCCATTAAGGTATCCTATAGTTGAAATTTTATCCTTGCTATGTGCAATTAGTGCCTACAGCAAGTTTGGTTTTAGTGTCAGGACATGGATAGCGTATTTCATAGGATTTGTATTGATATATATCTCATTTGTGGATGTGGATACACTTGAGATATCTAATCTTTCCATATTAATACTTTTTGTACTTTCCTCATTGTTATACTTTTTAGACAAAGGTTTTTCTTTGATAAACATAAAACACTTAATTCTTGGCGGAATCTATTCAAGTTCCTTGGTTTTGTTGATATATCTATCCTCTCGAGGAAGAGCAATGGGGTTTGGTGATGTTTTACTATTGTTTGCAGGCGGAGTTGGTTTTGATTTTGGAAAGGCAGTTGTTGTTAATTTTTTGAGCTTTGTAATAGGGGCAATATATGGTGTTCTTTTATTACTTCTTAAAAGAAAAACAGTAAAAGCACAAATTCCGTTTGCTCCTTTTATAGCTATGTCTATATATTTAACTCTTATATTTGGTGATCATATTGTGAAATGGTATCTTGGTTTATTTTTGTAAAAATATGTTGAGAGGGGAGAAATTTGTGTATAAAGTAAAAAACTATATGGAAGAAGCTGTTTTAATGTTATTTGATAGAGTGTTGAAAGATATAGATGTGTGCAAATGTGAAAAATGCAAGACAGATATATTTGCCCTGACTTTAAACAGGCTTCCACCAAGATATGTGGCAACAGAAGAGGGAGAGCTTTACACAAAAATAGAGTCCTTAAAGGAACAATTTGAAGTTGACATAATTGCAGCAATTACTGCTGCAGCATATATTGTAAAAAATAATCCTAAACATGAGAAAAAATAAAGAAGTAATGTGGTTTAACATGAAAGGTAATTGTAGAGCATTTACATTGATTGAAATGATAATTGTAATCTCAATTTTGGTCGTATTGTTGTCAATTGCAATTCCCAATTATTTGTTATTTAGTGAAAAAGCAGAGATTGATAGAGTTACTAAAGAAATTGCTTCTATGATAACACAAATGTATGGTAAAATAGAAAGTGAATTGGCATATTATAAGTATTTTGTTGTAATAAACAATTGGGCCAAAGAAAACGATAATGGAGAAAAATACCTTGAAGTTAAATTCATTAAAAGAGATGAAGGTAATCAAATAAAAATTCTTAAGACGTTGGTAAGTCGGAAAGTAGTACTCGAAAGTAACAAAGTTTCGACTCAGAGATTAACTGTTATTACGTATGATAATAGGCTTCGATATTGCATTTCTGAGGCAGATAGTGAGACTACAATTTTCTTAAGCTCTTATTCTCCTACGCAGGGAGATACGGTGATTGAAATAAAAGGGAAAGGGCATTCTACATTCAAAAGAAAGATTATTATTAAAGAAATACCTCCAGGAAGTGTCTTGATAGAATGAAGAAAAGAGCCTTGGGCTTTACATTAATAGAGGTTTTAGTCAGTGTTACAATTTTGTTTATTGTGATAGTGGTTATATATGATTTTTTTATGAACACAAATAAATTTCTACATAACCAAGATGAGAATATAGAAGTATCTCTTCAAGCTAAAAGACTCCAAGAAGATATAAAACAATGGTTCCAGATGGCTGATCAAAAGTCTATCGAATGTTTTCCGTACAGCAAAAGAGTTGAGATGAATGTTTATGAATATGACTTAGCTCAGAATATTTTCTTAAAATATAGAATTGTACTCCAATATGATGGTGTTCAAAAGAAAATAAGTATTCATAAATATGATGAAGCTGGCAGAGAGGTTTCTTCTTCAATTTATTTAGAGAAAAAGGTAGAGTATTTTTCTGTTATTGAAAATGGTAATTTAGTTTTGATTACTTATGAAATTAAATTTAGTCCTAAAAAAGTGCAGAAATACGAGATTACTTATTATCGACGTACTGATTAGAAATTAGAGTATCAAAGTGAGGCAATATAAACATGAGCAAAAAAATTACCATTGAGATAGGAAAAAACTATATAAAAATTTTAGAAGGAACTGTTAATAAGAAAATTTTAATTAGTAAAGTCTTTGAAATCGAATCGGATGATGATTTTATTAGGGATGATTCAAGGGTGGAAGAAGATATTCTTTACAAGTTGTTAGGAGAAGGGATTGTAAACAATAATTTTTCTAAAAACAACGTTACAATAGTGCTTTCTGGAATTGCAAACATTCTAATAAGAGAAATGGTAATTCCTGCTCTTTCACCAGATAAGACCTATTCACTTTTGAAATTTGAGGCAAAGCAAAGTTTTCCTGTAAATGTAGAGAATTTCGTAGTTGATTATAAACAGCTTTCTTTTTTTAAGGAAGGAAAAACAAAAAAGCAACATATTTTAATGGTGGCAGTTCCCAAGAAAATTATAGAGGGGATTATAAATGTGTCTGAAAGATTACACTTGAGAGTGAAAAAGATTGATTTAGAGTCAAATGCGTTATGGCGGGTAGTGAGTAGGGAAAGAGGAACTTTGAAAGAAGAAACAGCTACTGAGAATACCTTTATGATTGTGAATTTGATGCGGTACTATGTAACTGTTGTAATTTGTAAGGGAGAAAAGCTGCTGTTAGCAAAGACGTTTCCATTTTATCAGCTTGAAAGGATTTTCAGGTCTGAGGATATGTCAGAAGAAGTACTCTTCACTTATTACGGTTATATGCTTAGTGAGGTAGTAGAAAATGTTGCAAAGTTCTATGAATTTTTTAAAATAAGAAGACACGCAAATGAGACACTTTCTAATATTTATTTAACAGGTGAGTTGTGCAAAAAAATGGATATGAGGGAACTAATGAAAGCAAGAATTAACAGCAATGCAATATACTTGGAAAATCTAAATGTTATAGACACAGCAAATAGCTTAGAAGAATTAAATCAGTGTTCGATTGTAACAGCTATTGGTGGGTTATTGACATGAAGGAGAGGAAGTTTTTGAAAAAAAGAAGTTATAAAGATATAAATTTACTGCGGGCATATCAGTACGAAACACGAAAAAGAGAAAAAATGCTGAGGATATTTGTTGCCATTTTAATATTAGAAGTTGTATTATTTTGTATCATCTCTTTTGGATACATCACAAAAATTAAGATTATAAAGAATGAAATAAAGACATTAGAACTCTTAAAAAGCGAAAAACAAAAGGATACGCTGGTAATAAAAAATGCAGCGGCAGAAGTGAAATTGTTAAAATTAAAAGAAAAGTTTGTAAATTTAAAATTAGAAGAGCATAAAAATGTATTAAAAATCTTAAATGAGTTAGAAAAAATTACGCCGCAAGATGTAGTATTTGACAGTTTGAGTTTCTCTAAAGGAGAAATTAATTGTGTTGTTAGAAGCAATTCAGTAGAGTCACTTTTTAAATTTGTTGTGGGTATTAGAACCAGTAGCGTATTTACTAATGTTTCATTTTCAAATATAAGAAGCGAAGGTGATTGGAAACTCATCTCAGTAAAAGCAAAAATACAATAAGGAAGGGGTTATTAGTGGGATTAAAAGATAGAGATAAGAAACTTTTATTAATCTTGGTTATGATAATTTTGGCTTTCACTTATTATAACTTTTATGTAAGAAAATATAGTCAGGAAATTTACACTTTAAAAATCAGAAAACAACAACTTGAAGATGAATTGA
This window encodes:
- a CDS encoding pilus assembly FimT family protein gives rise to the protein MRKNKEVMWFNMKGNCRAFTLIEMIIVISILVVLLSIAIPNYLLFSEKAEIDRVTKEIASMITQMYGKIESELAYYKYFVVINNWAKENDNGEKYLEVKFIKRDEGNQIKILKTLVSRKVVLESNKVSTQRLTVITYDNRLRYCISEADSETTIFLSSYSPTQGDTVIEIKGKGHSTFKRKIIIKEIPPGSVLIE
- a CDS encoding late competence development ComFB family protein; amino-acid sequence: MYKVKNYMEEAVLMLFDRVLKDIDVCKCEKCKTDIFALTLNRLPPRYVATEEGELYTKIESLKEQFEVDIIAAITAAAYIVKNNPKHEKK
- a CDS encoding PilW family protein; translated protein: MKKRALGFTLIEVLVSVTILFIVIVVIYDFFMNTNKFLHNQDENIEVSLQAKRLQEDIKQWFQMADQKSIECFPYSKRVEMNVYEYDLAQNIFLKYRIVLQYDGVQKKISIHKYDEAGREVSSSIYLEKKVEYFSVIENGNLVLITYEIKFSPKKVQKYEITYYRRTD
- the pilM gene encoding pilus assembly protein PilM; the protein is MSKKITIEIGKNYIKILEGTVNKKILISKVFEIESDDDFIRDDSRVEEDILYKLLGEGIVNNNFSKNNVTIVLSGIANILIREMVIPALSPDKTYSLLKFEAKQSFPVNVENFVVDYKQLSFFKEGKTKKQHILMVAVPKKIIEGIINVSERLHLRVKKIDLESNALWRVVSRERGTLKEETATENTFMIVNLMRYYVTVVICKGEKLLLAKTFPFYQLERIFRSEDMSEEVLFTYYGYMLSEVVENVAKFYEFFKIRRHANETLSNIYLTGELCKKMDMRELMKARINSNAIYLENLNVIDTANSLEELNQCSIVTAIGGLLT
- a CDS encoding prepilin peptidase: MFLIWTLVLGSFLNVCIYRIPRGESIVYPPSHCPNCKTRIKPYDLIPVLSFIILKGRCRACHEKIPLRYPIVEILSLLCAISAYSKFGFSVRTWIAYFIGFVLIYISFVDVDTLEISNLSILILFVLSSLLYFLDKGFSLINIKHLILGGIYSSSLVLLIYLSSRGRAMGFGDVLLLFAGGVGFDFGKAVVVNFLSFVIGAIYGVLLLLLKRKTVKAQIPFAPFIAMSIYLTLIFGDHIVKWYLGLFL
- a CDS encoding type II secretion system protein; the protein is MLRWFIKKINGKNEGFTLIEMIVVVAIIAILVGIAVPQAVKQINRAKISADLANARNIAMAIQQYVADGGDASKLSTNWKSIEEDTFIVPYLSGGVPKPKYSSDYKGFCYKYQNETVHVGVYKDSSSLTDDKVDEIYPNPEQPYNQ
- a CDS encoding type II secretion system F family protein gives rise to the protein MGEFVYKILDKNGKLTKGTIMAEDINAALKILKSREVFVIDLQEKGLLEKEINLRVKKRISTKELFIFCRQFATMLMAGISVLNCLDVLRTQNRGKYFGKVLNDLYEEVSKGNPLSSAMHEHRDIFPSILIHMVEAGELSGSLDTAMDKMAIHFEKEMKLKQKIVNALIYPVIVISVASLVFLFLLIFVIPAFVEIFAQLNVQLPSITLFIINLGVFLKRNLIYILSAIVLGYIGYKMFRKFQRGAVFIDSFKLKIPLIKSIILGQATSRFTRTLATLLGAGVNLLTALDTTKRVISNAYIEKAFEGVIERVRGGEGLSQPISELKIFPPLVSVMLRTGEETGRLEYMLEKAADFYENEVENQITRLTALFEPLMIIFLALMVGFLVISIILPLFRLYGSVTI
- a CDS encoding PilN domain-containing protein, which produces MKKRSYKDINLLRAYQYETRKREKMLRIFVAILILEVVLFCIISFGYITKIKIIKNEIKTLELLKSEKQKDTLVIKNAAAEVKLLKLKEKFVNLKLEEHKNVLKILNELEKITPQDVVFDSLSFSKGEINCVVRSNSVESLFKFVVGIRTSSVFTNVSFSNIRSEGDWKLISVKAKIQ